In Bacteroidota bacterium, the DNA window AATTCAACGAGGATCGCGAGAACGATCAACCCCATCAGGATATTCATCGGAGAGAACATAGGTCACCAAGCTAGGGTAAAAAAAATTAAGCAGATGTTGGCGAATGCGCGATCATGAATTCTCCACCTTCAATGATACTTCGGTTCGCGCAACACCTGCCGATTGTATCTCACAGTTCCTACCCTCGGCACAACTGCCCCTGTTAGAGTCCGCCAATGGGTGGAACGAACATACACTCAGTGGTTCTGCCCGCAGTCGTCGCGGGCAGAACCGTCCGGAGATTCCGGTTACTTCTTCGGCTTCGTCTTCAGCGAAGCGAGCCACTTACAAAGAATATCGCGGTCGCCATCGCTGCCTTTGAACTTCTTGAGGTGCTTCTGCCCCTTGAGCTCGACTTCTTTCATGAGCCACTTGTCAAGCCAACTTGCGTCGTGCGTTAGACCCGCACCGGAGAGATCGCTCGGAATGACTTCGCCCGGCTTCGGCTCGGAGGTGCGCTTAATGCCCAATGCATCGATCGAGTGACATGTGTTGCACTTGTTCTCTAAAAAGATGCTCTTACCGTCTGAGCCGGTAGCGGCGTTATGGACGTTCGTTGCGCCAATGAACAAGCTGGCAGCCAAGACGACCATCGCGGATGTAAATACGGTTTTCATGATTTCCTTCCCTATCTGAATGTGGTGTACTGAATCTGTGTCTAACGAATTTCAATATTCGTGCCAAACCGCATGGAAGCGAATATACGGTTCGAATCCGCCGATTTCATGGCCCAACGTAAGGAAAATTGCCTGTTATTATGCAGATTTTGAGCATGCAATTGATCGCGCGGAGGATCACAGCCCGTTCGTTGACGGGAGTCCTTCTCATCGACGATAATATGACCTTCTCCAATTTCCCCAGCAGGAAAGAAATCTTCCGCTTAGAAAATTTTTCTGATATGCCTTCCCTATCCGATATAACATATCTCTTAATAAATAATAATCTTACGGTGACATATTGACGGTGGCATAGAATTTGCATTTTCGCCCTATGGAAATAGTGATTGCAGGATGAAATGCCGGATGAGGGGAAGTCGGGCATTTTCAGAATGCAGAGATCAAATGAGAAGGGGAGATGATTGGCGACTTGGTTGCAGATCATACCTCAAGGGCCGCGCAGACGGCCCTTTTTAATGTGGGCGTCGTTCGCTCACAGCCGTTCTGCGACAGAGGCGACATGGCCGGTGCTCAATGCGAGTGCCGGATTTCTCTGGAGTTCGCGGGCGTTCCCAAACGATAGACTTGCTTATTCCTTGTCGGTGTTGGGACCTTCGACAACCAGCGATATGCGCCAAGACGAATCGACCATGATGCGGTGGGCGTTCGAGCATTCTTCGAACGGAAAAATCATCACCGATCTCTCTGGGATCATCCGGACCGTGAACGACGCGTTCGTGAACATGTTCGGCTATAGCCGCGAGGAGGTGATCGGCCAACGCACAAATTTTTTGAAGAGCCGCTATTCGACGCCCGAATTCTACCAGGAAATGTGGCGTGCGCTCAGCGAGCGCGGCGAATGGAAGGGAGAGATCATCAACCGGACCAAAGGCGGGACCGAAAAGACCTGCTTCCTGACGATCACCTCGATCATCAGCCCGGCCGGTGAACGACTCGGATACCTGGGGGTCGAGATCGACCTGACCGAACGCAAGCGGCTCGAGGAACAGATCATCCAGGGCGAGAAGCTTGCCAGCGTCGGCGAATCGATCGCGACGCTCATGCATGAGATCCGCAATCCACTCAATGGCATTGCGATGAATGCATACATGCTTAACGAATCGGCTGTGCGCGACCCGCACTGGTCGGACGAAGAGCGCGAGTCGATCGCGCTCGTGCATCGCGAAGTAAAGCGACTCGGCAGTCTGGTGACGAACGTGATGTCGTATGCGCGACGCATCGAGCTGCACCACGAGCGCGTCATCATCGCCGATCTGTTCGACGAATTGCAGGAGTTATTGATCTATCATGCGGAGGAGCTCGGCGTTTCGCTCACGTTCGAGGAAGTGCCCCGCACATTGCTCGGGTACTTCGACCCCGATCTGATGAAACAAGTGCTGCTCAATCTCGTGCAAAACGCGATCGATGCTGCGGCAAACTCCGAACCGAAGGTCGTCAATGTCTCGGCCCGCTTCGACGAAGGGCCCGATTGGCAATCGATCAGCGTTTCGGGCCGCGTGCTCTTGTTCATTGTCGAGAACAGCGGCACCGCCATCGGCGACGATGTACTCGAGAATCTGTTCAAGCCCTTCTTCACGACCAAAGAACAAGGGCTTGGGCTCGGACTCGCAACGAGCGCGAAGATCGTGCGACAACATCATGGTGTCATCCGCCATGCTCATTCGACACGCGAGCCGTATACGACTGTGTTCACCGTGGCGCTGCCATCGTAACGCCAACGACCGATTATGCAAGAGAATACAAAGCGCATCCTTGTCGTCGACGACGACGCGACAACGCGCCGCACCCTCGAACGCTTCCTGACGCAGGAAGGCTATGCGGTCGTGACTGCCTCCAACGCCAACGAAGCAGTGCTGGCCGTCCATGTCGATTCGCCGGATATCATCCTCAGCGATATCTATATGCCCGGCAAGACCGGGCTGGAACTGCAACTCACGCTGCAAGAGCTGAACCTCAACGTCCCGACGATCTTCATGACCGGGCATGACGACATGCCGACGACGGTCAAAGCGATGCAGCAGGGCGCCTACGATTATCTTTCGAAGCCCATCGATCTCGATCGGCTTAAGAAACTGCTCGAACGACTCGTCGCCAACCAGGAGCTCAGCGAGAAGCTGAACCTGATGGTCGATACCGAATCGAAAGAGTATCGGCTCGAAGACGTGATCGTCGGCCACGACCGCCGAATGGTCGAGATCTATAAGACGATTGGCTCGGTTACGCGATCGCGTGTCACGGTGCTTGTCGAGGGCGAGTCGGGTACCGGAAAAGAGCTGATCGCAAAAGCGATCCATTACAACTCGCCCTGGGCGAGCGAGCCGTTCATCGCCGTCAACTGTACGGCGCTTGTCGAGACGCTGCTCGAATCCGAGCTCTTCGGACACATGAAGGGATCATTCACCGGCGCGACGGCCGACAAGCGCGGCAAATTCGAGCTTGCGCGCAACGGCACTATTTTCCTCGACGAAATATCCGAGATCGCACCGACGCTGCAAGTAAAACTGCTGCGCGTATTACAGGAGCGCGAGTTCGAACGCGTCGGCGGCGAAAAGACCATGCCGATGAATGCGCGTATCATCGCGGCGACGAACAGAAATATGGAAGCCGAAGTAGCGGCCGGCCGATTCCGTGAGGACTTGTACTACCGACTCAACGTCGTGTCGATCAAAGTACCGCCGCTGCGCGAACGCAAAGACGACATTCCGATCCTGGTGCGGCGGCTGCTGCAGCAGATCAACGAAGAACTGCATACGAAGGTATTCAAGATTTCGGACGAGGCGATGAGCCGGATCATCCAGCACGACTGGCCCGGCAACGTGCGCGAACTGCAGAATATCCTGACACGCGCCGTCGTGCTCTCGAAGTCGGATGTCATCGACGAAACGGCGTTCCCTGTTCCGCATGCCAAAGAAGCGACGTCGGCGGTGTATCAGTGGAACCGCACGCTGGCCGAAGTCGAGCAGGAGCATATTCAGCAAGTGCTCAAAGCGGTGAACGGGAATCGGACCGAAGCAGCCAAAGTACTCGGGATCTCGAAACCGACACTCTATTCGCGGCTGCCGGGCTTGCACAAGAGCACCACCGAAAAGACTGCCGAAGAG includes these proteins:
- a CDS encoding c-type cytochrome, with the protein product MKTVFTSAMVVLAASLFIGATNVHNAATGSDGKSIFLENKCNTCHSIDALGIKRTSEPKPGEVIPSDLSGAGLTHDASWLDKWLMKEVELKGQKHLKKFKGSDGDRDILCKWLASLKTKPKK
- a CDS encoding sigma-54-dependent Fis family transcriptional regulator translates to MQENTKRILVVDDDATTRRTLERFLTQEGYAVVTASNANEAVLAVHVDSPDIILSDIYMPGKTGLELQLTLQELNLNVPTIFMTGHDDMPTTVKAMQQGAYDYLSKPIDLDRLKKLLERLVANQELSEKLNLMVDTESKEYRLEDVIVGHDRRMVEIYKTIGSVTRSRVTVLVEGESGTGKELIAKAIHYNSPWASEPFIAVNCTALVETLLESELFGHMKGSFTGATADKRGKFELARNGTIFLDEISEIAPTLQVKLLRVLQEREFERVGGEKTMPMNARIIAATNRNMEAEVAAGRFREDLYYRLNVVSIKVPPLRERKDDIPILVRRLLQQINEELHTKVFKISDEAMSRIIQHDWPGNVRELQNILTRAVVLSKSDVIDETAFPVPHAKEATSAVYQWNRTLAEVEQEHIQQVLKAVNGNRTEAAKVLGISKPTLYSRLPGLHKSTTEKTAEES
- a CDS encoding PAS domain S-box protein, with product MRQDESTMMRWAFEHSSNGKIITDLSGIIRTVNDAFVNMFGYSREEVIGQRTNFLKSRYSTPEFYQEMWRALSERGEWKGEIINRTKGGTEKTCFLTITSIISPAGERLGYLGVEIDLTERKRLEEQIIQGEKLASVGESIATLMHEIRNPLNGIAMNAYMLNESAVRDPHWSDEERESIALVHREVKRLGSLVTNVMSYARRIELHHERVIIADLFDELQELLIYHAEELGVSLTFEEVPRTLLGYFDPDLMKQVLLNLVQNAIDAAANSEPKVVNVSARFDEGPDWQSISVSGRVLLFIVENSGTAIGDDVLENLFKPFFTTKEQGLGLGLATSAKIVRQHHGVIRHAHSTREPYTTVFTVALPS